A region from the uncultured Stenotrophomonas sp. genome encodes:
- a CDS encoding hypothetical protein (Evidence 5 : No homology to any previously reported sequences), with protein MAVVGPAPQAQGGCAVTGARAMWQVVALAAVSVAGIVGMLLAEGGWDGLFFAMTALPLAAGLWFRHRAGRAPRG; from the coding sequence ATGGCTGTGGTGGGACCGGCGCCGCAGGCGCAAGGCGGGTGCGCGGTGACCGGCGCGCGCGCGATGTGGCAGGTGGTGGCGCTGGCGGCGGTATCCGTTGCCGGCATCGTCGGCATGCTGCTGGCCGAAGGCGGCTGGGACGGGCTGTTCTTCGCGATGACGGCGCTGCCGCTGGCAGCCGGCCTGTGGTTCCGGCACCGCGCCGGGCGCGCCCCGCGCGGTTGA
- a CDS encoding Outer membrane protein, with protein sequence MRKTSALLLSGLAAAMTLAAAPVMAQSKGDWTLGVGVHAVDPESDAGNLDGSALGLGALPTKVDSDVKPTITAEYFVADNLGIEVLAALPFKHDVSIAGVGKVGQTKQLPPVVSLQYHFANSSKVTPFVGLGVNYTRFFSTDAKGALEGTRLKLEDSWGLAAHAGLDFAVSEKGALRVDLRWADIDTKVKVNGNTLGTASIDPLVYGVAYVFKF encoded by the coding sequence ATGCGCAAGACCTCCGCCCTGCTGCTCTCCGGCCTCGCCGCCGCCATGACCCTGGCCGCCGCTCCCGTCATGGCCCAGTCCAAGGGCGACTGGACACTGGGCGTCGGCGTCCACGCCGTCGATCCGGAATCCGACGCGGGCAACCTCGACGGCTCGGCACTGGGCCTGGGCGCGCTGCCGACCAAGGTCGACAGCGACGTCAAGCCGACCATCACCGCCGAATATTTCGTCGCCGACAACCTCGGCATCGAAGTGCTGGCCGCACTGCCATTCAAGCACGACGTGAGCATCGCCGGCGTCGGCAAGGTCGGCCAGACCAAGCAGCTGCCGCCTGTGGTGTCGCTGCAATACCACTTCGCAAACAGCAGCAAGGTCACCCCGTTCGTCGGCCTCGGCGTGAACTACACCAGGTTCTTCAGCACTGACGCCAAGGGCGCGCTGGAAGGCACCAGACTCAAGCTGGAAGATTCGTGGGGCCTGGCCGCCCATGCCGGCCTGGACTTCGCCGTCAGCGAGAAGGGCGCGCTGCGCGTGGACCTGCGCTGGGCCGACATCGACACCAAGGTCAAGGTGAACGGCAACACGCTCGGCACCGCCAGCATCGACCCGCTGGTGTACGGCGTGGCCTACGTCTTCAAGTTCTGA
- a CDS encoding Endonuclease — protein sequence MKTAARLPVLFCSLALAAATLLPVPASAWGAQGHRLVARIAETRLEPRTQAEIDRLLATEPGATLAGIAPWADQLRAEDPDLGKRSAGWHYVNIAEDDCVYDLPRHCRDGNCVIEALKAQGALLADQGLSDAERLQALKFVVHLVGDMHQPMHAGYGHDKGGNTYQLQFDGHGTNLHSLWDSGMLNTQKLDDDHYLQRLLALPAPAGVTAPDLQRASAQWAGQSCRIAVRPGVYPAGHVVGDAYANSWRPVAEAQLRLAGEQLAALLNELLGS from the coding sequence ATGAAAACCGCCGCCCGCCTTCCCGTCCTCTTCTGCAGCCTTGCACTGGCCGCAGCCACCCTGCTTCCCGTCCCGGCCTCCGCCTGGGGCGCGCAGGGCCACCGCCTCGTCGCGCGCATCGCCGAAACCCGGCTGGAACCGCGGACCCAGGCCGAAATCGACCGCCTGCTGGCCACCGAGCCCGGTGCGACATTGGCCGGCATCGCGCCGTGGGCCGACCAGCTGCGCGCCGAAGACCCCGACCTGGGCAAGCGTTCGGCCGGCTGGCACTACGTCAACATTGCCGAGGACGACTGCGTATACGACCTGCCCCGGCATTGCCGCGACGGCAACTGCGTGATCGAGGCGTTGAAGGCACAGGGCGCCCTTCTCGCCGACCAGGGCCTGTCCGACGCAGAGCGCCTGCAGGCACTCAAGTTCGTCGTGCACCTGGTCGGCGACATGCACCAGCCGATGCATGCCGGCTATGGCCATGACAAGGGCGGCAATACCTACCAGCTGCAGTTCGACGGCCACGGCACCAACCTGCACTCGCTGTGGGACAGCGGCATGCTCAACACGCAGAAGCTGGACGACGACCACTACCTGCAACGCCTGCTGGCCCTGCCCGCTCCGGCCGGCGTCACCGCGCCGGACCTGCAACGCGCCTCCGCGCAGTGGGCCGGGCAGAGCTGCCGCATCGCCGTGCGACCGGGCGTCTACCCCGCCGGGCATGTCGTGGGGGACGCCTACGCGAACAGCTGGCGCCCGGTTGCCGAAGCGCAGTTGCGGCTGGCCGGCGAACAGCTGGCGGCACTGTTGAACGAACTGCTGGGTTCGTAG
- a CDS encoding conserved exported hypothetical protein (Evidence 4 : Homologs of previously reported genes of unknown function), translating to MRLSMMLSLLLLAGCATSPVAEPEPVASIGQRLLAAESGGGQAGQVQPYELSRREVFRMPEPLHAPLPELPASASRQSLPPVTVCLNVVVDAQGQVQRGFPLLAHSQCGAGNDARNGALLQAAADAVRGWRFRPAAICRFAPGTSPVAEDCTGAAQVEAVPVTLPYAFTFEVVQGQAQVRMGKPPR from the coding sequence ATGCGCCTGTCGATGATGCTGTCATTGCTGTTGCTGGCGGGCTGCGCGACGTCGCCGGTGGCTGAACCCGAACCTGTTGCGTCCATCGGCCAGCGCCTGCTTGCGGCGGAATCCGGTGGCGGGCAGGCGGGGCAGGTGCAGCCCTACGAACTGTCGAGGCGGGAGGTTTTCCGCATGCCCGAACCGCTGCATGCGCCGCTGCCGGAACTGCCGGCCAGCGCGTCGCGGCAATCGCTGCCGCCGGTGACGGTGTGCCTGAACGTCGTCGTCGATGCACAGGGGCAGGTGCAGCGCGGTTTCCCGTTGCTGGCGCACAGCCAGTGTGGCGCGGGCAACGATGCACGCAACGGGGCGTTGTTGCAGGCGGCAGCCGATGCCGTGCGCGGCTGGCGCTTCCGCCCGGCGGCGATCTGCCGTTTCGCCCCCGGTACCTCGCCGGTGGCGGAGGATTGCACCGGCGCCGCGCAGGTGGAGGCGGTGCCGGTGACGCTGCCCTATGCGTTCACGTTCGAGGTGGTGCAGGGGCAGGCGCAGGTGCGGATGGGCAAACCGCCGCGTTGA